The Candidatus Cloacimonadota bacterium genome contains the following window.
TTCTGTTGTGTTTTTTTATCATAATAATCCTGCCTCTTTTGTATCTGCGCCGCACCATCGATCCGGTAATGACGATCAGAATGTTTTTTCTCACATTCGTGTTGTTTTTCATTAATCTGGTCATACTTTTCAGATTTAAGATTTATAAAGCTTCCTTTCCGGTTTTTCGGCAACTTATCTACCTTGCTTTTTGGGGGTATCTGCTGTTTTCCGGTCTTTCTCTGCTAAAGGCAACAAATCTGCCGGAAGCTCTTTTTGATCTCAGCAAAGTCGTGCTGTTCTTCATCCTGCTTATTTTTGCCACTTTGATAATTGATCTTAATAAAAACAATATCCCGATCGTCTGCAAAGCTATCAGCATCAGTGCTATCATTATTGCCAGTGTCGGTTTAATCCAGTATTTTTTTAACGGACTTTATTTCATTCCCGGTGCGAATGTTGTTTATTCCACTTTTACCAACCGCAATCTTTTCGCCTCCATACTCTTTTTGTCTCTGCCTTTCAGTTTGTGGTGTTTTTATGTTCTTCCCAAAAGATGGTCAATCTTAAGCCTGATCTCCATCTGTTTTTCCTTTTTCATTTTCACAGTTGTAAAAACCCGTTCTGTCTGGATGGCAAATTTCTTTTCGTTCCTGGTGATTTTATTGCTCATCTTTTTTAGTAAAAGATCTGAGCTGCTCAAGAAATTCATCTTTCACCGAAAAACATTTCTACTGATTTTACTTGTGGTCACAATTATCGGTATTGCCATATTATTGCCACCTCCATCAGAAATCAGGCAATCTCAAATTGGCAGAAAAAGCATGTCTTCTACCAGCAGTTTGGATGTTCGCCTGAAAGCCTGGAAAAAGACGATTCCCATGATTCGAGAACATCCCTGGCTGGGTGTGGGAATTGGCAACTGGAAAATAATGCTGCCCAAATACGGCGTGGCTGGCATGAGAAGCGAGCAGGGTAAGTATCAGTATCTGCGCCCGCATAATGATTTTCTGTGGGTTTGGGCAGAATTGGGCATTCCGGGAATTTTATTCTATGTTTCTATTTTTGCAATTTTCATAATCTACGTTCTGAGGATCATTTTTAGAAGTACAGACAAAAACGACATCCTGCTTGCTCTCTTTCTGCTGTTTGGAATCTGCGGCTACCTTATTATATCATCTTTCAGTTTTCCCAAAGAACGCATCTTTCATTCTGTAGTTTTGATGTTGATGATAGCAATTACTTCCATTATTTATAACAAGTTGCATCCTGTTCGTGCCAGGCGGACCTTCCTGCCTGGAATTCCCACCATGATTGTAAACTTATTACTTCTTTTTATTCTGCTGATCTACTGCTATTTTCGCTTAAAATCGGAAATTCATCTCTATTTCAGTATGCAGGCCAGAAGAGTCATGAATCATCGTGTGCAGTTAACTGCTCTTTCCGAGATTGATCCGCGCCTGTATAATATGTCACCAACCGGTATTCCCATTCACTGGTTTCGTGGAATTGCTTTTTATGAAATAAATCAGATTGATCTGGCATATCAGGATTTTAGAAAAGCTTATCAAAATCATCCTCATCATATTTATATTATAAATAATTTAGCTTCCTGCTATGAAATTATGGATGATCATGAAAAAGCTATTGAGTTTTATAACAGGGTTCTCAGCATCTCACCAAATTTTGAAGAATCCCTGATCAATTTGAGTGCGGTTTATTATAATATGCAGAATTATGAGAAAGCCTATGAAACGATCCAGCGTTGCAGCGCAGAAACCGAAGATGACAGATACAAATTTTACAAGGAACAAATAGAGAGAAAAATTAAATCTGAAAATTAGAAATTAATTGACAGTAATTCTTTAAGAATAAGAAATTTACCAGTCGGCTAAGGAGAGTGTAGTGATTGTATTTTATGCATTCTGGCAGACATTCTCGACGAAAATTTTGTGCGAAATAATTATTGACCTGAAACAAAGGAGCGTTCTATGAAAAAAAATCTTGTTTTTTTATTGTTTACTTTTTTACTATTTCAAATTTGTTTTGGAAATCCGCCTCCCGTTAATAATCCGGATAGATTGGGCGTCAGCATGATCGGTTCTTATGTAAGAGACTATGGAGATTACACAGAAGTTACAGGTACGTTTTATCCCAATGTACTCCCTTTAACTTGTACTGGCTATAATGTTCAGGGTTTTCTTCCTGAAAATGTAACTCTTACTTCTATCGAATCACTTTATTATTGGGGTGAGGATAGTTCTTATTGGCCCGCTTGTGAATTTGGATTAACATCTCCACATAGTTTCACCGCTACTTTTAATACCTCTTCTTATTATGCT
Protein-coding sequences here:
- a CDS encoding O-antigen ligase family protein, with product MTGKNESNKVELFLLCFFIIIILPLLYLRRTIDPVMTIRMFFLTFVLFFINLVILFRFKIYKASFPVFRQLIYLAFWGYLLFSGLSLLKATNLPEALFDLSKVVLFFILLIFATLIIDLNKNNIPIVCKAISISAIIIASVGLIQYFFNGLYFIPGANVVYSTFTNRNLFASILFLSLPFSLWCFYVLPKRWSILSLISICFSFFIFTVVKTRSVWMANFFSFLVILLLIFFSKRSELLKKFIFHRKTFLLILLVVTIIGIAILLPPPSEIRQSQIGRKSMSSTSSLDVRLKAWKKTIPMIREHPWLGVGIGNWKIMLPKYGVAGMRSEQGKYQYLRPHNDFLWVWAELGIPGILFYVSIFAIFIIYVLRIIFRSTDKNDILLALFLLFGICGYLIISSFSFPKERIFHSVVLMLMIAITSIIYNKLHPVRARRTFLPGIPTMIVNLLLLFILLIYCYFRLKSEIHLYFSMQARRVMNHRVQLTALSEIDPRLYNMSPTGIPIHWFRGIAFYEINQIDLAYQDFRKAYQNHPHHIYIINNLASCYEIMDDHEKAIEFYNRVLSISPNFEESLINLSAVYYNMQNYEKAYETIQRCSAETEDDRYKFYKEQIERKIKSEN